A window of the Desulfatirhabdium butyrativorans DSM 18734 genome harbors these coding sequences:
- a CDS encoding Gldg family protein, translating into MMKTFHPYLRFVSYLVLVILVNAAGITLFARFDLTANRMYSLSEVSKSVVHTLSEPLTIQVFFSKNLPAPHNNTERYLHDLLEAYGAYANDRFSYAFHDVDAKQASAESEKNQKLAESYGITPVQIQVVENDEISFQKAYMGLVLIHGDLVERIPAITNTDGLEYRLTTAIQKLNNKISALLRITDPIQVKLYYSTSMDSLAPYIGLKDLSSLPSEIKRMVDRLNARMYNKLVFTHIDPSKTEIPETELSDLHIMTLKWPALDNGKLPEGHGSVGLVVEHGKKSLAIPLLQVFKVPIIGTQYQMPEMQQIENQINAQVESLININETLGYLADHGTPSLYGASMGAPQRNSESVDIFRNLADETYSLKEVRLKDGPIPDEFNTLIIAGPTEPFSDNDLYQIDQFLMKGKSLAIFADAFKEIQGQQGMMQGGTHEQVNTGLEKLLEHYGMHIEPAIVLDESCYKQQVPQQYGGGERPLYFAPLIKNENIVKDHAFMKPIRGLIAYRMSPLTMDEQKLKQMGLKGGYLFSSSDKSWEMKPPIRLNPMMIAPPGQAERSRKWLACLVEGDFPSYFAGKPVPEKPKPEADASDKGQGAKAQDGKTENSKPAAPAVDLSGMKQEGATIEKGKPGKIFLTTSSALLTDVILDEAGRSPNAIWLMNTIDYLNNREAVAMMRGKEQRFNPLADISPTLKTVLKTFNIAGLPVLVILAGLGVYASRSARKRSIQQRFQRG; encoded by the coding sequence ATGATGAAAACATTCCATCCCTATCTTCGATTCGTCAGCTATCTCGTCCTGGTCATCCTGGTGAATGCGGCAGGAATCACCCTGTTCGCCCGGTTCGATCTGACGGCCAACCGGATGTATTCGCTTTCCGAAGTGAGCAAATCGGTCGTGCATACCTTGAGTGAACCGCTGACCATCCAGGTATTCTTCTCCAAGAATCTCCCGGCGCCCCACAACAACACGGAGCGCTATCTCCACGACCTGCTGGAGGCTTACGGCGCCTACGCCAACGACCGCTTCAGCTATGCGTTCCACGATGTCGACGCGAAGCAGGCATCTGCCGAATCCGAAAAGAACCAGAAACTGGCCGAAAGCTACGGCATCACACCGGTGCAGATTCAGGTCGTGGAAAATGACGAAATCTCCTTCCAGAAAGCCTATATGGGCCTGGTGCTCATCCACGGCGATCTGGTGGAACGGATTCCGGCGATCACCAACACCGACGGTCTCGAATACCGCCTGACCACAGCCATCCAGAAGCTCAACAACAAGATCAGCGCCCTGCTGCGCATCACCGATCCCATTCAGGTAAAGCTCTACTATTCGACAAGCATGGATAGCCTTGCCCCTTACATCGGCCTCAAGGATCTTTCCAGCCTGCCCTCGGAAATCAAGCGCATGGTGGATCGGCTCAACGCCCGAATGTACAACAAGCTGGTCTTCACCCACATCGACCCATCCAAAACCGAAATCCCGGAAACCGAACTGAGCGATTTGCACATTATGACCCTGAAGTGGCCTGCGCTCGATAACGGCAAATTGCCCGAAGGGCACGGATCCGTCGGCCTGGTGGTCGAGCATGGGAAAAAATCCCTCGCCATTCCGCTGCTTCAGGTGTTCAAGGTTCCGATCATCGGGACCCAGTATCAGATGCCGGAGATGCAGCAGATCGAAAACCAGATCAATGCCCAGGTCGAGTCCCTGATCAATATCAACGAAACGCTCGGATATCTGGCGGATCACGGCACCCCGAGCCTCTATGGCGCCTCCATGGGCGCGCCGCAGAGAAACTCCGAATCCGTCGATATTTTCCGGAACCTTGCAGACGAAACCTACAGCCTGAAGGAGGTCCGGCTCAAAGACGGTCCCATACCCGACGAGTTCAACACCCTCATCATTGCAGGCCCCACCGAACCATTTTCGGACAATGATCTCTACCAGATCGACCAATTCCTGATGAAGGGAAAAAGCCTGGCCATCTTTGCCGACGCATTCAAGGAAATTCAGGGGCAGCAGGGTATGATGCAGGGCGGAACGCACGAGCAGGTGAATACCGGCCTGGAAAAACTGCTCGAACATTACGGCATGCACATCGAGCCTGCCATCGTCCTGGATGAGTCCTGCTACAAGCAGCAGGTGCCGCAGCAATACGGCGGCGGGGAGCGGCCTCTGTATTTTGCCCCCCTCATCAAGAACGAGAACATCGTCAAGGACCATGCGTTCATGAAGCCGATCCGGGGGCTGATCGCCTATCGCATGTCGCCGCTGACCATGGATGAGCAGAAGCTCAAGCAGATGGGGCTCAAAGGCGGCTATTTGTTCTCGAGCTCCGACAAATCCTGGGAAATGAAGCCGCCCATCCGGCTCAACCCCATGATGATCGCCCCTCCCGGCCAGGCCGAACGCTCCAGAAAATGGCTGGCCTGCCTGGTCGAAGGGGATTTTCCCAGCTATTTTGCCGGGAAACCCGTTCCGGAAAAGCCCAAGCCGGAGGCCGACGCATCCGATAAGGGCCAGGGCGCAAAAGCGCAGGATGGCAAAACAGAGAACAGCAAACCCGCCGCCCCTGCGGTCGATCTCTCCGGCATGAAGCAGGAAGGCGCCACCATCGAAAAAGGCAAGCCGGGCAAGATATTTCTGACGACATCCTCCGCCCTGTTGACCGATGTCATTCTGGATGAAGCCGGGAGAAGCCCGAATGCCATCTGGCTCATGAACACCATCGATTATCTGAACAACCGGGAGGCGGTGGCCATGATGCGCGGCAAGGAGCAGCGATTCAATCCCCTGGCCGATATTTCACCCACGCTCAAAACGGTGCTGAAAACCTTCAACATCGCTGGACTTCCGGTACTGGTCATTCTGGCCGGGCTTGGGGTCTACGCCAGCCGATCCGCCAGAAAGCGCAGCATCCAACAACGGTTTCAAAGAGGTTGA
- a CDS encoding ABC transporter permease subunit has translation MRPTYTIFKREFLSFVVSPIAYIVISVFLVVVGWFFFSTFFIYNQASLRNFFSLLPITFSLMVPAITMRLFAEEMNTGSYETLMTLPITLSDAIVGKFLAALALVAVMLSPTLFYPITVALIGSLDWGPVIGGYLGALLLAAAYSAIGIFASSLTRNQIVAFIVGVAICFTLTLIDKMLFFMPAVLLQVFQMLGADAHFQNIAKGVIDTRDVIYFLSVGFIGLSATRLVLENRA, from the coding sequence ATGCGACCGACATATACCATTTTCAAACGCGAATTTCTCTCTTTTGTGGTTTCCCCGATCGCCTACATCGTGATTTCGGTGTTTCTCGTCGTTGTCGGCTGGTTCTTTTTCTCGACATTTTTCATTTACAACCAGGCCAGCCTGCGAAACTTCTTCTCCCTGCTGCCGATCACCTTCTCCCTGATGGTGCCGGCCATCACGATGCGGCTTTTTGCAGAAGAGATGAATACCGGCTCCTATGAAACCCTGATGACCCTGCCCATCACCCTCTCCGACGCCATCGTGGGCAAGTTTCTGGCGGCTTTGGCCCTGGTGGCCGTGATGCTCAGCCCGACCCTGTTCTACCCGATCACCGTAGCGCTGATCGGCTCGCTCGACTGGGGTCCCGTCATCGGCGGCTACCTGGGTGCCCTGCTGCTGGCCGCAGCTTACAGCGCCATCGGCATTTTCGCCTCCTCGCTCACGCGCAACCAGATTGTCGCCTTCATCGTGGGTGTTGCCATCTGCTTCACGCTCACCCTGATCGACAAGATGCTTTTTTTCATGCCCGCCGTTCTGCTGCAGGTTTTCCAAATGCTGGGGGCGGATGCCCATTTTCAGAACATCGCCAAAGGCGTCATCGACACCCGGGATGTCATCTACTTTCTGAGCGTTGGTTTCATCGGCCTGAGCGCAACCCGGCTCGTTCTGGAAAACAGGGCATAG
- a CDS encoding ABC transporter ATP-binding protein: MIHVDRLTRYYGDACAVDGISFHIRKGEIVGLLGPNGAGKTTTLRMLTGFLAPSSGTIRIQDIPIEQDPLGVKKCMGYLPESAPLYPDMLVADYLDYVADIRQLPKIDKGVRILELVELCDLAAVMHKPVSELSKGYKQRVGLAHALMSDPDILVLDEPTSGLDPNQIVEIREIIRRIGTKKTIILSTHILSEAEATCDRIMIIHQGKLVADGTTESIKQSAGGLNLLHLVFDEVPFDTVRPALEQVPGVSEIRQIGDHPLHVRLTIENDAARKAVYGAIRSQDWMLLEMRPESRSLEAIFRDLTQEN; this comes from the coding sequence ATGATTCATGTTGACCGTTTGACCCGGTATTATGGAGATGCATGCGCCGTAGACGGGATCAGTTTTCATATCCGGAAAGGGGAGATCGTCGGGCTTCTGGGCCCAAACGGCGCAGGCAAGACGACAACCCTGCGCATGCTGACCGGATTTCTGGCCCCGAGCTCGGGAACGATCCGGATCCAGGATATCCCCATCGAGCAGGACCCTCTCGGCGTCAAGAAATGCATGGGGTATCTTCCCGAATCCGCCCCGCTGTATCCGGACATGCTCGTTGCAGACTACCTCGATTACGTGGCCGATATCCGGCAATTGCCCAAAATCGACAAGGGGGTTCGCATCCTCGAACTGGTCGAGCTCTGTGATCTGGCGGCAGTCATGCACAAGCCCGTTTCGGAGCTTTCCAAGGGATACAAGCAGCGGGTAGGCCTGGCCCACGCGCTGATGAGCGATCCGGACATTCTCGTGCTCGATGAGCCCACATCGGGGCTCGATCCGAACCAGATCGTCGAAATCCGGGAAATCATCCGCCGGATCGGAACCAAAAAGACCATCATCCTCTCGACACACATTCTGAGCGAGGCGGAAGCCACCTGCGACCGGATCATGATCATCCATCAGGGGAAACTGGTTGCGGACGGTACGACCGAATCCATCAAGCAAAGCGCAGGCGGCCTGAACCTGCTGCATCTCGTGTTCGACGAAGTCCCCTTCGATACCGTGCGGCCGGCGCTCGAGCAGGTGCCGGGTGTTTCCGAAATCCGGCAGATCGGGGATCATCCCCTGCACGTCCGGCTGACCATCGAAAACGATGCCGCCCGAAAAGCCGTATATGGCGCCATCCGTTCTCAGGACTGGATGCTGCTGGAAATGCGGCCGGAATCCCGAAGCCTCGAAGCCATTTTCCGAGACCTGACCCAGGAGAACTGA
- a CDS encoding Uma2 family endonuclease, producing the protein MGEPLQNTKYYGMEEYLEMEKRSDFRSEYVEGEVFAMAGGSCRHSAICSNLHRSIGNRLEGKNCTVFDSNLKLAIPQSKAFVYPDLMVVCGPIELFENQPDILQNPILIIEVLSPSTELFDRGKKFSYYRSIASLQEYALISQEAPFAEVFLKRNDKSWLFSVTKGEEEYLILQSLACQIPLKEIYLKVMG; encoded by the coding sequence ATGGGAGAGCCGCTTCAAAACACAAAGTACTATGGCATGGAAGAATACCTGGAGATGGAAAAGCGTAGCGATTTTCGGAGCGAATATGTTGAGGGCGAGGTGTTTGCGATGGCGGGCGGGAGCTGTCGGCACAGTGCGATCTGCTCGAATTTGCATCGCAGCATCGGCAACCGGCTTGAAGGAAAGAATTGCACGGTTTTCGACAGCAATTTGAAACTCGCCATTCCGCAAAGCAAAGCCTTTGTTTATCCAGACCTGATGGTTGTCTGCGGTCCCATCGAATTGTTCGAAAATCAACCGGACATTCTGCAGAACCCGATATTGATCATTGAAGTCCTGTCGCCTTCGACGGAGCTCTTCGATCGGGGAAAGAAGTTCTCGTATTACCGGAGTATTGCGTCTTTGCAGGAATATGCGTTGATTTCTCAGGAGGCACCCTTCGCGGAAGTCTTTTTGAAGCGAAACGACAAAAGCTGGCTCTTTTCCGTAACCAAAGGAGAGGAAGAATACCTGATCCTCCAATCGCTGGCGTGTCAAATACCATTAAAGGAAATCTATCTCAAGGTGATGGGATGA
- the moaC gene encoding cyclic pyranopterin monophosphate synthase MoaC — protein sequence MDGFTHIDPSGNVRMVDVSDKPTTDRVAVASGRIFMKAETLAMIRDKAMKKGNVIETARIAGVMAAKKTSELIPMCHPLAIRHVQVDFEMEDAAIRIQAMVKVTDKTGVEMEALTAVAVAALTIYDMCKAVDRGMVIGHIGLIEKDGGASGSYQRPIGELAR from the coding sequence ATGGACGGTTTTACCCACATCGATCCATCGGGAAACGTCCGGATGGTGGATGTTTCCGATAAGCCGACAACCGATCGGGTGGCGGTTGCCAGCGGCCGCATTTTCATGAAAGCCGAAACCCTGGCGATGATCCGGGACAAGGCCATGAAAAAAGGCAATGTCATCGAGACCGCCCGCATCGCAGGGGTCATGGCTGCCAAGAAGACATCGGAGCTGATTCCCATGTGTCACCCGCTGGCCATCCGGCATGTCCAGGTGGATTTCGAGATGGAGGATGCCGCCATCCGTATCCAGGCCATGGTCAAAGTGACGGACAAAACCGGTGTGGAGATGGAGGCACTGACGGCGGTGGCCGTTGCGGCCCTGACCATTTACGATATGTGCAAGGCCGTCGATCGGGGGATGGTCATCGGCCACATCGGCCTGATCGAAAAGGATGGGGGGGCCTCGGGCAGTTATCAGCGGCCGATTGGCGAACTTGCCCGATGA
- the rmuC gene encoding DNA recombination protein RmuC produces MSLALHIDAASLWIGIALGIVAGMALVHGFVVRNRNRQLLENRLMMQRQADLLVDRQADIRAVTARLEETESNRSALQIALTQCEERLETTRSEIALLKDFRTTLTDTYKSLATDILRENHRDFEHTAANLLAQYIETIGKESTVREQQVLEIVRPVQQSLQRYEIQMRELERLRQDAYAGLREQLRSLADLQRLLQKETGKLANALRLPHVRGRWGELTLRRVVEMAGMVDRCDFVEQESFSAEAGLLRPDMIVRLPGERRIAVDAKAPLSAYLEALDAESDAERSEKMALHARQLAGHIQKLAQKAYWEQIQPAPELVVLFIPGENFFSAALMQDGDLIELAARKGVMLATPITLITLLKTAAYAWNQETTARNIQAIRELGCELHDRLCGIAQHLNRLGKDLEKSVLSFNQLSGAFERRVLVSSRKFAELGIGKDGRKSLGSVISIEERPKIADRNGENGED; encoded by the coding sequence ATGAGTCTTGCACTGCATATCGATGCGGCAAGCCTGTGGATCGGCATTGCCCTGGGGATTGTTGCCGGCATGGCGCTCGTTCATGGGTTTGTCGTGCGCAACCGCAACCGGCAGCTTCTGGAAAACCGGCTGATGATGCAGCGCCAGGCGGATCTGCTGGTGGATCGTCAGGCGGATATTCGGGCTGTAACGGCGAGATTGGAGGAGACGGAATCGAATCGGAGCGCCCTGCAGATCGCCCTGACCCAGTGCGAGGAGCGGCTCGAAACGACCCGGAGCGAAATCGCGCTTCTGAAGGATTTTCGCACCACGCTCACCGACACCTACAAAAGTCTTGCAACGGATATCCTCCGGGAAAACCACCGGGATTTCGAGCATACGGCGGCGAACCTGCTGGCCCAGTATATCGAGACCATCGGAAAGGAATCCACTGTTCGGGAGCAGCAGGTGCTCGAAATTGTCCGGCCTGTTCAGCAATCCCTGCAGCGCTACGAAATCCAGATGCGGGAGCTGGAAAGGCTGAGGCAGGATGCCTACGCCGGTCTTCGGGAACAGTTGCGCTCGCTTGCCGATCTCCAGCGCCTGCTGCAGAAGGAAACCGGAAAACTGGCCAACGCCCTGCGCCTCCCCCATGTGCGGGGACGCTGGGGAGAGCTGACGCTGCGGCGGGTTGTGGAAATGGCCGGCATGGTGGATCGGTGCGATTTTGTGGAACAGGAAAGCTTTTCGGCGGAAGCCGGTCTGCTGCGGCCCGACATGATCGTCCGGCTTCCGGGCGAGCGGCGCATTGCAGTCGATGCCAAGGCGCCGCTGTCCGCTTACCTGGAGGCGCTGGATGCGGAATCGGATGCGGAGCGCTCCGAAAAAATGGCCTTGCATGCCAGACAGCTTGCCGGCCACATTCAGAAGCTGGCGCAAAAAGCGTACTGGGAGCAGATCCAGCCGGCGCCGGAGCTTGTGGTGCTGTTCATTCCGGGAGAGAATTTTTTCAGCGCAGCCCTGATGCAGGATGGCGATCTGATCGAGCTGGCTGCGCGAAAAGGGGTGATGCTGGCAACTCCCATCACGCTCATCACCCTGCTCAAGACGGCGGCCTACGCCTGGAATCAGGAAACGACCGCCCGGAACATTCAGGCCATCCGGGAGCTGGGCTGTGAACTGCACGATCGGCTCTGCGGGATTGCCCAGCATCTGAACCGTTTGGGAAAGGATCTCGAAAAATCGGTGCTCAGCTTCAACCAGCTCAGCGGCGCCTTCGAGCGGCGGGTGCTGGTGAGCTCACGGAAATTCGCAGAGCTGGGCATCGGCAAGGATGGCAGGAAATCGCTCGGTTCCGTGATTTCCATAGAGGAGCGGCCCAAAATTGCGGACAGGAACGGGGAAAATGGCGAGGATTGA
- the mltA gene encoding murein transglycosylase A, with amino-acid sequence MARIEGPAHRRRVVHMGFWIIAALLALSMGFAGCFRWKTPVAEAPMALLDESQYPTFSDDESRSGLLEAIDASLGVLSKMPDQATQSFGKDTYTVSWIRNSLAVFRKFLESAPTAEAIDRFVQAHYRVYRSAGSDGEGRVLFTGYYEPEIDGCLLPQPGCETPVYGVPADLVRIDLGAFSTRFSGEKIVGRVIGHTVVPYWERRDIENPAVFRSEVDVLAWVRDPVAFFFLQVQGSGKIRLPSGERISIHYAASNGRPYRSIGKLMLDEGIFAAGEVSMQGIRRYLQDHPERVPEILQANPSYVFFEKVPAGPLGSLGVPLTACRSIALDHRIFPKGGLAYIRTRKPARNPAADHPASDGKMSPDWIPFGRFVLVQDTGGAITGPGRADLFCGSGPEAEWVAGHLQHPGELFFLVLKPSGSEAAAPGPANPSPLPGKKV; translated from the coding sequence ATGGCGAGGATTGAGGGGCCTGCCCACAGGCGACGCGTCGTCCATATGGGCTTCTGGATCATTGCGGCCCTGCTGGCCTTGTCGATGGGCTTTGCCGGGTGCTTCCGTTGGAAAACCCCTGTGGCCGAAGCGCCGATGGCGTTGCTCGATGAAAGCCAATACCCAACTTTTTCAGATGATGAAAGCCGCTCCGGTTTGCTTGAGGCCATCGATGCGAGCCTCGGTGTCTTGTCCAAAATGCCGGATCAGGCCACCCAGAGCTTCGGGAAAGACACGTACACCGTTTCATGGATCCGCAACTCGCTTGCCGTATTCCGGAAATTTCTGGAAAGCGCGCCAACCGCTGAAGCCATCGATCGATTCGTACAGGCGCATTACCGGGTGTATCGCTCTGCCGGGAGTGACGGGGAAGGCCGGGTTTTGTTCACCGGCTATTACGAGCCGGAAATCGACGGCTGCCTGTTGCCGCAACCCGGATGCGAGACCCCGGTTTACGGTGTTCCGGCAGATCTGGTGCGCATCGATCTGGGGGCGTTTTCCACCCGGTTCTCAGGCGAGAAGATCGTCGGCCGGGTGATCGGCCACACCGTCGTTCCCTACTGGGAGCGCAGGGATATCGAAAACCCGGCGGTCTTTCGCAGCGAAGTCGATGTACTGGCCTGGGTCAGGGACCCGGTGGCGTTCTTCTTTCTTCAGGTGCAGGGATCGGGGAAGATCCGGCTGCCTTCCGGGGAGCGGATTTCGATCCATTATGCCGCCTCCAACGGCAGGCCCTATCGCAGCATCGGGAAGCTGATGCTCGATGAGGGGATATTTGCGGCCGGTGAGGTTTCGATGCAGGGCATCAGGCGCTATCTGCAGGATCATCCGGAGCGGGTGCCGGAAATCCTGCAGGCCAATCCGAGCTATGTCTTTTTCGAGAAGGTTCCCGCAGGCCCACTCGGAAGTCTTGGTGTCCCCCTGACAGCCTGCCGGAGCATTGCACTCGATCACCGCATCTTTCCCAAAGGGGGACTCGCCTATATCCGGACCCGGAAACCGGCTCGAAATCCGGCGGCGGACCATCCCGCATCCGATGGTAAAATGTCCCCGGATTGGATTCCTTTTGGCCGCTTCGTCTTGGTGCAGGATACGGGAGGCGCCATCACCGGCCCGGGCCGGGCGGATCTGTTCTGCGGCAGCGGTCCCGAAGCCGAGTGGGTGGCCGGGCATTTGCAGCATCCGGGTGAGCTCTTTTTTCTGGTACTCAAGCCGTCTGGTTCAGAGGCTGCTGCACCCGGGCCCGCAAATCCGTCGCCATTGCCGGGGAAGAAAGTCTGA
- a CDS encoding radical SAM protein — MTSSGFRYSFGPVPSRRLGKSLGINNIPAKICTYACVYCQVGQTTEMLADRRPFYPPEDIFRDVQRRLAKAREASERVDYLTVVPDGEPTLDVNLGKAIALLKTLDAPVGVITNSSLLWREDVREELGRADWVSLKIDAVQETIWRKINRPHPAIGLSQILDGIRLFAKAFTGKLVTETMLIHGLNDQDDCMKAVADFLHTLQPSRAYLSVPTRPPAVAHIRAPDAAPLSRAYQVLAASGAPVEYLIGDEGNSFACISDIGKDILSITAVHPMREEAIRMMLSRAGASWDVVERLVAQGALVKTSYDGQAFYRKNSGQCGPSPR; from the coding sequence ATGACATCGAGCGGCTTTCGCTATTCATTTGGGCCTGTTCCCTCGAGGCGTCTGGGGAAAAGCCTCGGGATCAACAACATTCCGGCCAAAATATGCACATACGCATGCGTGTACTGCCAGGTGGGTCAAACCACGGAAATGCTCGCGGACCGCAGGCCCTTCTATCCGCCCGAAGACATTTTCCGGGATGTGCAAAGACGCCTGGCCAAAGCCCGGGAAGCTTCGGAGCGCGTCGATTACCTGACCGTTGTGCCAGACGGAGAACCTACCCTGGATGTGAATCTGGGCAAAGCGATTGCGCTGTTGAAGACTTTGGATGCGCCTGTCGGCGTGATCACGAACAGCTCGCTTCTGTGGCGCGAAGACGTCAGGGAGGAGCTCGGCAGAGCCGATTGGGTATCGCTGAAAATCGATGCGGTTCAGGAAACGATCTGGCGGAAGATCAACCGACCGCATCCAGCCATCGGGCTTTCCCAAATTCTGGATGGAATCCGCTTATTTGCCAAGGCATTCACCGGCAAGCTGGTCACGGAAACCATGCTGATCCACGGGCTGAACGATCAGGATGACTGCATGAAGGCGGTCGCCGATTTCCTCCATACCCTGCAGCCATCCAGGGCATATTTGAGCGTTCCCACCCGTCCTCCGGCTGTGGCGCACATCCGCGCTCCGGATGCAGCCCCTCTGAGCCGGGCATACCAAGTCCTGGCAGCAAGCGGCGCGCCCGTGGAATACCTGATCGGCGATGAAGGCAACTCCTTTGCCTGTATAAGCGACATCGGAAAGGACATTCTGAGCATTACCGCCGTTCACCCGATGCGGGAAGAGGCGATCCGGATGATGCTGTCGCGGGCAGGAGCCTCATGGGATGTGGTTGAGCGGCTGGTAGCCCAAGGGGCTCTTGTGAAAACAAGCTACGATGGACAGGCCTTTTATCGGAAAAACAGTGGGCAGTGTGGTCCGTCACCCCGGTGA
- a CDS encoding MBL fold metallo-hydrolase, with the protein MSSTDIQITILVDNQAETPLIPEHGLSLWIETEGRHILFDTGQGNALETNAAVLGIDLSKTNILVLSHGHYDHTGGIDRILRQAHPAGVYCHSGAVLPRYAIRNGTATSIQMPQKSMAAMDRLPEQTLHWAQHPMRLLETIGITGPIPRETTYEDTGGPFYLDPEGDRSDPIDDDLALWIRQDHGLIVCVGCCHAGLVNTLNHVRRLNDGLRVRAVIGGFHLLNASRDRLEQTITALRLLEPEMIVPCHCTGKPAVEMLRNALGNRVSPGMAGRPYRF; encoded by the coding sequence ATGTCTTCCACAGACATTCAGATAACCATACTGGTTGACAATCAGGCTGAAACCCCTCTCATCCCCGAGCATGGCCTGTCTCTATGGATCGAGACCGAAGGCAGGCACATCCTTTTCGATACCGGCCAGGGGAATGCGCTGGAAACCAACGCAGCGGTTCTTGGCATTGACCTGAGCAAGACCAATATCCTCGTGTTGAGCCACGGCCACTACGATCATACCGGCGGGATTGACCGCATCCTTCGGCAGGCCCATCCGGCAGGCGTTTATTGCCATTCCGGGGCGGTCCTGCCGCGATATGCCATCCGGAATGGAACGGCGACATCGATCCAGATGCCGCAAAAATCCATGGCTGCCATGGACCGTTTGCCTGAGCAAACACTTCACTGGGCGCAACATCCCATGCGGCTGTTAGAAACCATCGGCATCACCGGCCCCATCCCGCGCGAGACCACCTACGAGGATACCGGTGGACCGTTCTACCTCGATCCGGAAGGAGACCGCTCCGATCCGATTGATGACGATCTCGCCCTCTGGATTCGCCAAGATCACGGGCTGATCGTTTGTGTCGGTTGCTGCCATGCGGGTTTGGTGAATACCTTGAACCATGTCCGGCGGCTGAACGACGGCTTGAGGGTCCGGGCGGTTATCGGCGGATTTCATTTGCTCAACGCGAGCCGCGACCGCCTGGAGCAGACAATCACCGCTTTGCGCCTTCTGGAACCGGAGATGATCGTCCCCTGCCATTGTACGGGCAAACCCGCCGTTGAGATGCTCCGTAATGCCCTTGGAAATCGGGTTTCTCCCGGGATGGCGGGCAGGCCATACCGCTTCTGA
- a CDS encoding CGGC domain-containing protein: protein MKKIAIIICARYKDCGGGKCFRALRERCGAFSIYPADETVEIVGYSSCGGCPGGNIEYVPAEFKKNGAEVVHLATGLVVGYPPCPSIRQFRTFIETAHGLPVVVGTHPIPQKYMDMHGALPFWKDSDMAELAGPLFHDAPEIMKAYN from the coding sequence ATGAAGAAGATCGCCATCATCATCTGCGCCCGCTACAAGGATTGCGGCGGCGGCAAGTGTTTCCGGGCGCTGCGGGAGCGATGCGGCGCATTTTCCATCTACCCCGCCGACGAGACCGTCGAAATTGTCGGGTACTCGAGCTGCGGCGGTTGCCCCGGAGGCAACATCGAGTATGTGCCTGCCGAATTCAAGAAAAACGGGGCCGAAGTCGTTCACCTGGCCACCGGACTGGTGGTCGGCTACCCGCCATGCCCCAGCATTCGGCAATTCAGGACATTCATCGAAACCGCCCATGGTTTGCCCGTCGTCGTCGGCACCCATCCCATCCCCCAGAAATATATGGATATGCATGGAGCATTGCCTTTCTGGAAAGACAGTGACATGGCGGAACTCGCAGGCCCGCTCTTCCATGATGCGCCCGAGATCATGAAGGCTTACAATTGA